From a single Nicotiana tomentosiformis chromosome 2, ASM39032v3, whole genome shotgun sequence genomic region:
- the LOC138905481 gene encoding uncharacterized protein, which translates to MVQGKVEAKKTAYMKLVGSTSEEEWRTCMERYKVARKEAKLTVTEAKTVAYGRMYEELGKKGGENKLFRLAKTREMRARDLYQVRCIKDDDGRLLMEDAQIKRR; encoded by the coding sequence atggtccaaggtaaagtggaagcgaagAAGACGGCGTACATGAAGTTAGTAGGGAGCACAAGTGAGGAGGAGTGGCGAacgtgcatggagaggtataaggtagctagAAAGGAAGCTAAGCTGAcggtcacggaggctaagactgtggcttatggtcgtatgtacgaggaactaGGGAAAAAAGGCGGGGAGAATAAGTTATTCCGATTGGCCAAGACGAGAGAGATGAGGGCTCGGGATTTATatcaagtgagatgcatcaaggacgacgaTGGTAGattattgatggaagatgcccagattaagaggagatag